The DNA sequence CAAGAGCATATCTTTGTTGGTCTATCAAAGGGTGTTTAATGCAAAACACAATAGTGTGGTGGTAGTATTTCTGCGTGTGGGATGAcaaagcaaactttttttttcttgccttaAATAACCTCAGTGATGTTTatgagtatgtgtgtgttttattttttgcagagTCTTTGTGCCGGTCGCTGAATGGAAGTATGCGAGGCTGTTTGTGAGTGAGGTAACCTGTCATCTTCCTTCTTTTCTGCTATCTTCTCCTTTAAGTTAAAAATCACTTTCAGTGTTATGTCATAGGAGGTGGACGGTGCCAGTGATGCACCATGGGCTACGACGTGACGAGGTTCCAAGGGGAGGTGGATGAAGACCTACTGTGTCCGATATGTAGCGGAGTTCTTGAAGAACCGGTGCAGGTAAATAAATCACTGTGCATATTAACATGTAGGTTTGAACCAGTAGTAAAGCTGGATTTACAATACAAGTGAAAGACACTTTTTATTAATCACAAGATGCCAACTTAAGTagcttttattattttgtcgACATCAATACTGCTGTACATTTAGTCCACAACACGCATTTGGAGGAGGATCAATTTGAAAACAGAACCACCCTTTTGCACCACACATTGGCCTCCACGCTAACAAATGCTGTCTCGACAATTAATTACTGGGTGTGTCGTCCGCTTGTCCTCTGTCTAGATGGACTCCCCCGCAAAGAAAGAATGGGAACCGAAATTAACGCAGAGCACTGATGCAGCTCTTCACACACTCGGTGAAAGTGTTCCACACGTTGTTACTAACCAAATAAGGAGCGCCTGGTCAATCACAGACAATCTTTCAAATTAATATAAAGTGTGGAGTCTCACGGGCTGTGTCTTGGATGTTGTTTTATACAGATTATTAAAGATTGTCAAGAGGCTATGGCACGCTTCCTTTTTCATGATTTGGGGATCTAGGCACGTTCTTCCTGGGTTAGCCCAGTTCAGTCTCGGATCTTGCTTGAAATACTGTTTCAAAGGTTGTTTCGTATCAGAATAAATAAAGCAAAttcgagagaggaaaaaaattccccaaaacaaagaattgatttgaatggtgtcaaataatgataaatataataaaaacaagattGCTAAATAATAATATTCTGTCCTCCCTGCACTCATTTCAGGCCCCACACTGTGAGCACGCCTTCTGCAATGCCTGCATCACGCAGTGGTTCGCCCAGCAGCAGATCTGTCCCGTGGACCGCACAGTGGTGACGCTGGCTCACCTGCGGCCCGTGCCGCGCATCATGCGCAACATGCTGTCCAAGCTGCAGATCAGCTGTGACAATGCCAGCTTCGGCTGCACGGCCACTCTTCGACTGGACCAGCTGCAGTCGCACCTCAAGGACTGCGAGCACAACCCCAAAAGGCCCGTCAACTGCGAGGAGGGATGTGGGTGAGCGGCCGGCGTGTGTTCCTTTGCTGCACTGCTCGATCACTTGAATAATCTTTTGTGAACAGATGCCTGTAGATGTCTTAGGACGGATATCGTAAAGAAATCCACCATTCTGCCATTCATTACAGATGTCTTAACAACACGACGGACACTTGCATGTCCAGATTTGATCGTATGCAAATGAAACACGAAGAACATTCTCAACAATCCAAAGTATTCGATCATGTCAGAGAACATCCAGTAACACTTCTTCTTTGTTCTCCTGCCGGCAGCCTGGAGATGCCAAAAGACGAGCTGCCCAACCATAACTGCATCAAACATCTGCGAAGTGTCGTCCAACAGCAGCAGAGCAAGATTTCTGATCTGGAGAAAACTGTGGCTGAACATAAACACCAGCTAGGCGAacaagtgcgtgcgtgtgtctgccagtctgatttcttttttcaacaatattcaaaacatttagtACCCCTTCATAAGACGTTTGCGTGTCCCATTGATTGCGTGTCCCATTGATCCAAGGAGCTAAATTATGCCCCTGGCAGTGGCACCGATGGCAAACAGGTCCTAGATGAGGGACCAGACAAATCACGGCTCTTATGATGAATGATAATAttcgacttagttttcccttgccCGGACACGGTTCATCGGGGCCTCTCTCTGGAGCCCGCCCTGTGGGTGGGCCTCGATGGTGAAtgcctggtggccgggcctgcaCCCATGGGGCCTATGGTCACGACCTGTGGTTTGTGACCAAAAGAACAGGATCCCGGACACAAGTGGATACAAGAGCTTCCGCCGCAACGTGTCCGGGCTGTCTgagggaaagagagagagagcaagaagcTCTGCCATCCAAGAGCAACTCAGAGTCGAGCCGCTCCTCCGTGTTGAGAGGAactagatgaggtggctcgggcatctgattagaatgcctcctggacgcctccctggtgaggtgttccgggcatgtcccactggaAGGAGGCCCCAGGGACGACCCACGACACGCTGAAGAGACTACGTATGTCTCttagctggcctgggaatgccttgggatccTCTGGGTTGAGCTGGGCGAAGTGGCAGGGGAGGAGTAAGTCTGGGCTTCcctgctgaagctgctgcctcTGTGACCCGTCTCCAGATAAgcggtagaaaatggatggataattagTAGCTGCCATAAGTGTCAGTTTGGTACCCAATACTCACCAAGGAAAACGTTTACATTTTGGTTGTGCTCATTTCTAGACAACTATTGTCTTGAATgttcttttcagtttttttgtccCACAATTATCACTCACTGTGGCATTCTCCCACTCCAGAAACGAGACATTCAGCTGCTCAAAGCGTACATGCGAGCCATCCGCAGCGCTAACCCCAACCTGCAAAACCTGGAGGAAACCATTGAGTATAATGAGATCCTGGAGTAAGTCCCTTATCCTTTTTTTGCTGCCATTCTGAACTTACTGCCTCAAATTTACAGGGAGGTTGGGGCCTCAGCATCTTTGCTTCTTTTCCACTACTTCTGGCCATTGATACATTTACTTGAGTAAAGGCTCAGGGACTATTTCTAGGACCAGCTCAGGTCCTGGAGGGCCGCTGTCCTTCCTGTTGTTCGTGTCTCCCTACTGCAACCACTTAATTCAAATGCCTCCGTCATtgctcaattttattttttttaggtgggTAAACTCCATGCAGCCTGCCAGGGTCACCCGCTGGGGCGGCATGATCTCCACCCCGGATGCCGTGCTGCAGGCCGTCATCAAGCGCTCGCTCATCGACAGCGGCTGCCCGCTCTCCATCGTCAACGATCTGATCGAGAACGCCCACGAGCGCAATTGGCCGCAGGGCCTGGCCTCGCTGGAGACGCGGCAGATGAACCGACGCTACTACGAGAACTACGTAGCCAAGCGCATCCCGGGCAAGCAGGCGGTGGTGGTGATGGCCTGCGAGAACCAGCACATGGGGGAGGACATGATCCTGGAGCCCGGCCTGGTCATGATCTTTGCGCACGGCGTGGAGGAGATCCTATAACTACACTGCGACCAAGAATTCGGGCTTCTTTTAAAAACTCACACAGGTGAGATGTTGATACCTATGCCTTAAAGGAAGGACAAAGATGTTATCAACCTGGCAAGTAGAGCTAATATGACTGATATGATAAACGAGTTGTGATGTTTACATCGTTTATATTTAGTGCATTATACGTTCTGATTGTTCTGCTACTTGCATTGTAAAGTGGAAAACCTCAACGATTCATTCTTGGAGGAACTTTGCTGCCTAGGTTTTCAACGTACTCAAGCGTCAAGCGAACCCAGCAAGGTGCAGGaaactgggatttttttttgtgtgtgtctgtgtgttattttttttaatgatttgagCTCTGAGTGCATTGTTCGTCCACACACTACAGACTTGGCTCACTACTGGGCGACTCGCGTCTTTTTAATGGCGTGCATGTACCACATTGTCAATTGTATCAATGCGCTGGTACCCCCATTGTGTAAATGTTTGTAAATGCAAATACTATATTGAGTCATAGATGTCATTATCTTCCTCCTCGCGCTGATTCCATGAGTTCCTctgcttgtttgttttccattgaaagttttatttttgtttgttagaCACATTTTTGTCTTTGACCAACTGTTTCCTGGCTTTAAAATAATTATGTTGCGTTGTGACTATTCCATCAGGATGTCCTATTCCCGTTTGCACGTTTGCATTATCCGTAAATTTTCCGTGccattcttttatttattttgttgccttctacatgcacagacacacaaagcTTGAAGATGAAATTTGCCTTTTCGGTGCATTTGAAGTTTGTTGCAggagaaaaaaagtgttttctgtTGCCTTTTGTTGGTAAGCAGGGGTCCAGATGTGAAGTGATTTGTTAAAGGTCACGTTTAATACATGTATGGGATTAATGTGATGACCCCAATGGTTGCCTTTATTCATTGTGTTTTTATGTTGTCAAAGTTGATTGCTTTCAGCAAGCATCTCATTCACTAGTGGTCACAGCGTGGGGATTGTAAAACATTAGTGAAGTCGCGCTTGTGGCTTTTAAAAAAGTGTCACCATCTTCCCTCATAACTGTACTGAGACAAATATGACCCACAAGAGCAGTAAAAGCAACTTTGTATTGTACCCTTTTGTTTTTATCTTTGGAAATGCTTTTCATTCGTTCTGTGTTAGTAGTGTATATGGCGTTGTATAgacaaatgaataaaatgtcaCCAGTATTTTGGCAGTGGGATCAAAGGGGAACTTCAGCATTTGTGTCCTAAGGTTTTGCGATAGGTCTCCAACATTTTGAAATGGCCGCTTCTTGGTCACTGATTATGGCCAGGGCCTAAAGGTTGTATACACACTTATGAattaaatgtgttcaaattattTTGTCGTAAATCAACTCATTGCAAATGTGTGCCCTCAAACTTATCTTCTGTGGTTTGATGATGAACTACGATACTGACCCTTGACCTGTACTCATTTTATAGTAGCCTTTTCTAAATTTACACCAATGCAAGTGTGATTTAAAGAGGAGTGGTCACCAAAATCTTTGTAACATGTATCGTCGTTTTAACCACATTTTTAAAAGATTCAGCCTATCTGTCTGTTTTAGAAATTAAGAGAAGGCCTTGAGCACAAACATGTTCCCCACCCTGCTGTACACAGCTTTGTCAAAATTGACTTGGACaattactttttatttattcgttTATTTAACTAAAGTCTAACTTTGATTGACATTGTGTGGGGATAGTATGGGAGTGAGAAAATTCAATGTCAAGCATCGTCCCAGAGCAAATATACTGTCCGGGTTGCACTGTACTGCAATTCCTTTTTTAGCCACACCATGTCATCAGGAGCCATTAGGGAGCGCTCGAGGCCCAGGGCTCTTTCATACATTATATAAAAGCTCTAATCAGGGCAGTGATGATTTCAAAACTCAGCCCATTAGGGTCAAGCTGAAGGAATGTTTTAACCGCTAAACCATGTCACGAGGTTCGAGTCTTGTCTTCTGACCCGAATGACCGCGCTTTTGTCTGACACCCACATGTTTTCCATCGCTATTATCCTCTGCAGCCAGCCTCATTCTCATTGTGCCGTCTAATCCGTCTCCATTGTAGCCACTGGAATGTGAAATCGTGCTTCCCCAAACACTGCGGCTCTATTATTGTCACCACACCTCATTACGGGATGCGGTCACTGTGGCTCCATATTCAATGTGCACTATTTCGCAAATGTTGGCCTCAATGCAATGTCAAATTTGTGCACACTCAATTCTTACCAGATTGTATTGTTGAATTTAGTAGTCTACTACTAAGTACTGTACTTTTGACCTTAACTTGCCCTAGCTTGTTAGCAGCGTTAGTAACTGTAGTCCATTTTGATTGTTTGTGTCCTATGAGAGGTCATCTCCTGTTCTACCGCTAATTATTCGAGTTTACTCGATTAACTCAACACCACAATTTCTTACTTTGAGTTGCAAGCAAAAATTGGATATACGAGCTTTGTGTGATGGCACTGAACTGACTTCTATAGCAGCAGttaagcagttttttttttcttcaagctgCTTTTAGCCAACCTCAGTGAAGTTTAttgtcaaactaaacataaaacaaagataattacattgtttttaaaacaaccacatatGTCTCTAATGTATGCTTAGCTTTATCCTAACAAATAATGCAAAacaccatagacaggctaatTTATAGTATCAGTGTTGTGGCGTTATAACCATTCAGGTGAGATATTTGAACACGAACGGTGGAGAGACACATGTAGATAGACAATATAATATTCTCTGTCCtctgcaaaaaataataaatgatagAGTTGTGAGCGACTCCATGTAGCAGCGTATGTCTGTATTGTAATGGGTGGCACAGTGAATGATTGGCTAGCACATTTGCATAACAGTTCAGAGGTCGTGGGTTAAAATCTAGACTCTGCTACTtcggtttccttccacattccccaaaacatgcatacACTCTAAATTGTCCGTAGTTGTGGATGTGTGCGCTTGTCTATATGTGCAgtctgattggctggcgacccgtTCAGGGTATTCCTACACCTGCCTCTGGCCCCAAGCTAGCTGGAATAGTCTCCAGCACACCCATAAACCAAGTGAGGAAAAGCGGTACAGAGAACAAACGGCTGTATTCTACTGCCCTCGGGTGGCTAaggcaaacgcacacacaagaAGGAGCAGTACAATGTCCAttgaaccgaagcaaaaaaatatggCATATTATTTTACATAATTTACTCACATAGAAAGTTTTGTGGTCA is a window from the Syngnathus scovelli strain Florida chromosome 2, RoL_Ssco_1.2, whole genome shotgun sequence genome containing:
- the rnf41 gene encoding E3 ubiquitin-protein ligase NRDP1 produces the protein MGYDVTRFQGEVDEDLLCPICSGVLEEPVQAPHCEHAFCNACITQWFAQQQICPVDRTVVTLAHLRPVPRIMRNMLSKLQISCDNASFGCTATLRLDQLQSHLKDCEHNPKRPVNCEEGCGLEMPKDELPNHNCIKHLRSVVQQQQSKISDLEKTVAEHKHQLGEQKRDIQLLKAYMRAIRSANPNLQNLEETIEYNEILEWVNSMQPARVTRWGGMISTPDAVLQAVIKRSLIDSGCPLSIVNDLIENAHERNWPQGLASLETRQMNRRYYENYVAKRIPGKQAVVVMACENQHMGEDMILEPGLVMIFAHGVEEIL